The following are encoded together in the Zygosaccharomyces rouxii strain CBS732 chromosome C complete sequence genome:
- the END3 gene encoding End3p (similar to uniprot|P39013 Saccharomyces cerevisiae YNL084C END3 EH domain-containing protein involved in endocytosis actin cytoskeletal organization and cell wall morphogenesis forms a complex with Sla1p and Pan1p), which yields MPKLEQFEIKKYWQIFSGLKPENNKVNHDQVLPILFNSKLDSSVLNKIWFLADIDEDDDLDFEEFVICMRLIFDMVNKNISSVPDELPDWLVPGSKVSMIKERRQRQQREAADLPSEKPPDVDWYMAPEDLSVYEKLLDSSERSTDGTVTFPSLSSVIRSKFYNIGSSDMNKVWNLVNPKQKASIDKDPAFYFIHCLRQCNDVGAKIPDHLPRAMADICNKESVSYDLNDYKSDTKRQESRSSPNGNTTGNSTTAASSGASSDQEISALQTELAQLDSELSRVQSETSRLPAENNPAVVRKQLEGLLKYKRDRMQQANSRSRVGRPVNSNSVRDDLDSIEEQMTVLESYLDNKKQELQQLKMEIQSTR from the coding sequence ATGCCCAAGTTAGAACAGTTTGAGATCAAGAAGTACTGGCAGATCTTTTCAGGTTTGAAACCTGAAAATAATAAGGTCAACCATGATCAGGTCCTGCctattcttttcaattcgAAATTGGACTCTTCCGTTCTAAACAAAATATGGTTTTTGGctgatattgatgaagatgatgacttagattttgaagaatttgtcATTTGCATGAGACTTATCTTTGATATGGTTAATAAGAACATTTCAAGCGTTCCCGATGAATTACCAGATTGGCTTGTACCGGGAAGCAAAGTTAGTATGATTAAAGAGAGAAGACAACGTCAGCAGCGAGAGGCGGCAGATTTACCTTCCGAAAAGCCGCCAGATGTTGATTGGTATATGGCACCTGAGGATTTATCCGTTTACGAGAAATTATTGGATTCCTCTGAAAGATCGACAGATGGCACAGTTACTTTCCCCTCACTATCCTCGGTTATAAGGTCGAAATTTTATAATATTGGGTCAAGTGATATGAACAAAGTTTGGAATTTAGTTAATCCAAAGCAAAAAGCCTCCATAGACAAGGATCCCGCGTTTTATTTTATCCATTGTTTGAGACAATGTAATGACGTGGGGGCTAAGATACCTGATCACCTGCCTCGCGCTATGGCAGATATCTGTAATAAGGAATCAGTTTCGTATGATTTGAATGATTATAAATCTGATACGAAAAGACAAGAGAGTAGGTCGTCGCCAAACGGTAATACAACAGGAAATTCAACAACGGCGGCATCCAGCGGTGCATCATCGGATCAGGAGATATCTGCATTGCAAACGGAATTGGCACAGTTAGATTCAGAATTGAGTCGTGTTCAGTCAGAAACCTCAAGACTACCGGCTGAGAATAATCCTGCCGTCGTAAGGAAACAATTAGAAGGATTGTTAAAATATAAAAGGGATAGAATGCAACAGGCAAATAGCAGGTCGCGAGTGGGACGTCCAGTAAATAGTAACTCGGTTAGAGACGACTTGGACAgtattgaagaacaaatgACGGTCCTTGAATCTTATTTGGACAACAAAAAACAGGAATTACAACAGTTGAAAATGGAGATTCAGTCCACCCGCTAA
- the CCT2 gene encoding chaperonin-containing T-complex subunit CCT2 (highly similar to uniprot|P39076 Saccharomyces cerevisiae YIL142W CCT2 Subunit beta of the cytosolic chaperonin Cct ring complex related to Tcp1p required for the assembly of actin and tubulins in vivo) produces the protein MSIPIFRDQVTEERAENARMSAFVGAIAVGDLVKSTLGPKGMDKLLQSASSENALVTNDGATILKAIPLDNPAAKVLVNISKVQDDEVGDGTTSVTVLSSQLLKEAEQLIDQFKIHPQTIIEGYREASKSALRALEKTAVDNSQDSEKFHADLTHIAKTTLSSKILSQDKDYFAKLATDAILRLKGSTDLDHIQILKIPGGNLSDSFLDEGFILAKKFGNNQPKKVTNAKILIANTSLDTDKVKVFGAKFKVDSTSKLAQLEKAEREKMKTKISKISKFGINTFINRQLIYDYPEQLFTDLGINSIEHADFEGVERLALVTGGEVVSTFDDPNNCKLGECESIEEVIIGEESFLKFSGCKAGEACTIVLRGATDQVINEAERSLHDALSVLSQTTKETRTVLGGGCAEMIMSKAVDTTAQNEDGKKSLAVEAFARALRQLPGILADNAGFDSSELVAKLRSSIYNGMSTSGLDLNNGVIADMRELGVIESFKLKQAVVSSASEAAEVLLRVDNIIRARPRTADRQRM, from the coding sequence ATGAGTATTCCAATTTTCCGTGACCAAGTGACAGAAGAAAGAGCTGAAAATGCTCGTATGTCAGCTTTTGTAGGGGCCATCGCAGTCGGTGATTTAGTAAAGAGTACATTGGGTCCAAAAGGTATGGAtaaacttttacaaagtgCATCTAGTGAGAATGCATTGGTTACCAACGATGGTgcaacaattttaaaagcCATTCCATTAGATAATCCAGCTGCTAAAGTCTTAGTCAATATCAGTAAAGTgcaagatgatgaagttggTGATGGTACTACAAGTGTGACCGTCTTGAGTTCCCAATTGCTTAAGGAAGCAGAACAGTTAATCGATCAGTTCAAAATTCACCCACAGACGATTATAGAAGGTTACAGAGAGGCATCTAAATCCGCATTGAGAGCTTTGGAGAAAACAGCAGTGGACAACTCCCAAGATAGCGAAAAATTCCATGCGGATTTAACTCATATTGCCAAGACTACTTTATCTTCTAAGATTCTATCTCAGGATAAGGATTATTTTGCCAAACTGGCTACAGATGCTATTCTAAGATTAAAAGGATCGACCGATTTGGATcatattcaaattttaaagattcCTGGTGGTAACTTATCGGATTCTTTCCTTGATGAAGGTTTCATCCTAGCTAAAAAATTCGGTAACAATCAACCAAAGAAAGTGACAAATGCCAAGATTCTCATTGCAAATACTTCGTTAGATACGGATAAGGTTAAAGTTTTCGGTGCTAAGTTCAAGGTTGACTCTACATCTAAATTAGcacaattggaaaaggcaGAACGtgaaaagatgaagaccAAAATATCCAAGATTTCTAAATTTGGTATTAACACCTTCATCAATAGACAACTTATCTACGACTATCCAGAACAGTTATTCACAGATTTGGGTATCAATTCCATTGAGCATGcagattttgaaggtgTGGAAAGATTAGCTTTAGTTACCGGTGGTGAAGTGGTATCTACTTTTGATGATCCTAATAACTGTAAATTGGGTGAGTGTGAAtctattgaagaagttatAATCGGTGAAGAGTCCTTCTTAAAATTTAGCGGTTGTAAAGCTGGTGAAGCTTGTACCATTGTATTAAGAGGTGCCACTGATCAAGTAATAAACGAAGCTGAAAGATCTCTACACGATGCTCTTTCTGTCCTATCGCAAACTACAAAGGAAACCAGAACCgttcttggtggtggttgtGCAGAAATGATCATGTCTAAGGCAGTCGATACCACCGCAcaaaatgaagatggtaaGAAATCTTTGGCGGTAGAAGCCTTTGCTCGTGCTCTAAGGCAATTACCAGGTATACTGGCAGACAATGCTGGGTTTGACAGTAGTGAACTAGTAGCAAAATTGAGATCCTCCATATACAACGGTATGTCAACATCTGGTCTAGATCTGAATAATGGTGTCATTGCAGATATGAGAGAATTGGGTGTAATAGAGagtttcaaattgaaacaaGCTGTGGTTAGCTCTGCATCTGAAGCGGCCGAAGTTCTATTAAGAGTGGATAATATCATTCGCGCAAGACCAAGAACCGCCGACAGACAACGCATGTGA